Proteins encoded in a region of the Coffea eugenioides isolate CCC68of chromosome 4, Ceug_1.0, whole genome shotgun sequence genome:
- the LOC113769483 gene encoding uncharacterized protein LOC113769483: protein MNRFLARNISSYAANLVLPFRSTSAPNLLHFSSPVCSTFSSLSALNYNRLFSSEASKPSDSNLGPSQGSDDADKLSNQELKQQIEKLYGGDEEAFASVFEAILRRKLSGKTDEIDEELIKELPNQPRVDGEESDDQETDSDSD, encoded by the exons ATGAATCGATTTCTTGCTAGAAACATCTCGTCGTACGCTGCCAATCTTGTTCTCCCTTTCCGTTCCACTTCTGCACCAAACCTTCTTCATTTCTCCTCACCCGTCTGCTCTACTTTCTCTTCTTTATCTGCCTTGAACTACAACAGGCTTTTCTCGTCGGAAGCTTCTAAGCCGTCTGACTCAAATTTGGGCCCATCCCAGGGCAGTGATGATGCAGACAAACTCAGCAACCAAG AGCTGAAACAGCAGATAGAGAAGTTGTATGGCGGGGATGAAGAGGCATTTGCATCAGTTTTTGAAGCAATATTGAGGAGGAAGTTATCAGGGAAGACTGATGAGATAGATGAGGAGCTGATAAAGGAATTGCCGAACCAGCCACGAGTGGATGGTGAGGAGAGTGATGATCAAGAGACTGACAGCGATTCTGATTAG
- the LOC113768065 gene encoding uncharacterized protein LOC113768065 yields MRRALSLCLRNLHQSPHLKLYPNNLNHPKKLRFFSSSSETGNDSSNQTTPDPNPTPQPDEKELALEDVDNKELKLRIDDYFKKGNEEALPSIFEAILQRRLTGKHEETDDEVMSELEMQPLDDVKDRDFESDFEEVYETDEEIEDLYNARDIVTKRMVQDEYFNMDDRKWDDMVREATEKGYLKDTKECEEILEDMLNWDKLLPDEIKQKVEKKFDEIGARVENGELEVEEGYALFKEYEDQMVMECAKLMEAEAPQFDDSTVPDKKKDLDDPPGEGPILRWQTRVVFAPGGDAWHPKNRKVKLAVTVKELGLSKHQFRRLRELVGKRYHPGKDELTITSERFEHREENRKDCLRTLLSLIEEAGKANKLVDDARTSYLKERLRSNPHFMGRLNAKITRKGELSLSSA; encoded by the exons ATGCGGAGAGCTTTATCTCTCTGTCTTCGCAATCTCCACCAATCTCCCCACCTCAAACTATACCCTAACAATCTGAACCACCCCAAAAAGCTCagatttttctcttcttcctcaGAAACTGGAAATGATTCCTCTAACCAAACGACCCCTGATCCGAACCCAACCCCACAACCCGACGAGAAAGAGCTCGCGCTTGAAGATGTCGATAACAAAG AGCTGAAGCTGCGGATAGATGATTATTTCAAGAAAGGGAATGAAGAGGCACTGCCATCGATCTTTGAAGCGATCTTACAGAGGAGGTTGACTGGGAAGCATGAGGAAACAGATGATGAAGTGATGAGTGAATTAGAAATGCAACCACTTGATGACGTAAAGGACCGAGATTTTGAATCAGATTTTGAGGAGGTCTATGAGACTGATGAGGAGATTGAAGACTTGTACAATGCAAGGGATATTGTGACAAAGAGGATGGTTCAAGATGAGTATTTCAATATGGATGACAGGAAATGGGATGACATGGTTAGAGAGGCAACTGAGAAGGGTTATCTCAAGGATACAAAGGAGTGTGAGGAGATACTAGAGGATATGCTTAACTGGGACAAGCTTCTACCAG ACGAGATTAAGCAGAAGGTGGAAAAGAAATTTGATGAGATAGGAGCTAGGGTTGAAAATGGTGAACTTGAAGTTGAAGAAGGTTATGCTCTGTTCAAGGAGTACGAGGACCAGATGGTCATGGAATGTGCTAAACTAATGGAGGCAGAGGCTCCACAGTTTGATGACAGTACTGTGCCTGATAAGAAGAAGGATTTGGATGATCCACCTGGTGAGGGTCCGATTCTTAGGTGGCAAACACGTGTGGTCTTCGCTCCAGGGGGTGATGCATGGCACCCAAAAAATCGCAAAGTGAAATTGGCTGTTACTGTGAAAGAGCTTGGGCTGTCAAAGCATCAGTTCCGCCGTCTCAGAGAACTGGTTGGAAAGCGGTACCATCCAGGCAAAGATGAGCTCACTATAACCAGTGAGAG GTTTGAGCATCGGGAAGAGAACAGAAAGGATTGTCTCAGGACACTGCTTTCTTTAATTGAGGAGGCTGGGAAGGCAAACAAGCTGGTAGACGATGCTCGAACTTCATATTTGAAGGAGAGACTTAGATCTAATCCACATTTCATGGGGAGGTTAAACGCGAAGATTACGAGAAAAGGGGAATTGAGCCTATCATCTGCATGA
- the LOC113768435 gene encoding reticulon-like protein B9 gives MASRLRASDNGTATKVKLFGRGQRSIHDALGGGKAADLLLWRKKRVAGAVLAGVAVVWYLFEVVEYNFITLLCHVLITSMLALFIWSTAANFFQWTPPNIPKTVLKESTFTEVASTFHSKFNQILSELLRVACGNEPKLFFLGLISLWILGVIGNYISTLNLLFFSILCAETLPFLYEQYEEEADNLAGKLYKQMRSTYRKVEADVLAKIPRGPVKEKKET, from the exons ATGGCTTCTCGTCTGCGTGCTTCTGACAATGGAACAGCAACAAAGGTGAAGCTATTTGGCCGTGGCCAAAGGTCAATTCATGATGCTCTAGGAGGTGGCAAAG CTGCTGATTTGTTGTTATggaggaagaaaagagttgCAGGTGCCGTTCTAGCTGGAGTTGCAGTTGTGTGGTATCTGTTTGAGGTTGTTGAATACAACTTCATAACTCTGCTCTGCCATGTCTTGATCACTTCAATGTTAGCATTGTTCATTTGGTCTACAGCGGCAAACTTCTTCCAATG GACTCCTCCAAACATTCCCAAAACCGTATTGAAAGAGTCCACATTTACAGAAGTTGCTTCAACCTTCCACTCAAAATTTAACCAGATTTTATCCGAACTTCTTCGTGTAGCCTGTGGAAATGAACCAAAGCTCTTCTTTCTG GGATTGATTTCTCTCTGGATCCTCGGAGTAATAGGGAATTATATAAGCACCTTGAACCTCCTGTTTTTCA GCATACTCTGTGCGGAAACCCTACCATTCCTCTACGAGCAATACGAGGAAGAAGCAGATAATCTTGCTGGTAAACTGTACAAACAGATGAGGAGCACATATAGGAAAGTTGAAGCTGATGTTCTTGCAAAAATACCTAGAGGAccagtgaaggagaaaaaggaGACCTAG
- the LOC113768310 gene encoding L-Ala-D/L-amino acid epimerase isoform X2 — MGPIGFSLCSPSQSLFLSSPLHARIYKAPNFAPNVKKSAPRITASCMETVQKGKGTTFGFKNLMATFTVNVHRAEGRRLNVPLIAPFTIATSRLDKVENVAIRIELSNGCVGWGEAPILPFVTAEDQPTALAKAEEACEFLRQSSGKSMCFILGEIGQILPGHQFASVRAGIEMALIDAAATSTGIPLWRLFGGASNTITTDITIPIVSAAEASELASKYCTRGFKTLKLKVGKNQCGDIEVLQAIRKAHPDCLFILDANEGYTSKEAIEVLEKLHEMDVTPILFEQPVHRDDWEGLGQVTAIATNKYGVSVAADESCRSLADVQRIVKEKLADVVNIKLAKVGVLGALEIIEFARASGLDLMIGGMVETRLGMGFASHLAAGFGCFKFIDLDTPLLLAEDPVLEGYEVSGPNYKFSNARGHGGYLHWKNVA, encoded by the exons ATGGGTCCAATTGGGTTTTCTCTATGCTCCCCATCTCAATCCCTCTTCCTCTCTTCTCCCCTGCATGCAAGAATATATAAAGCCCCAAACTTTGCGCCCAATGTCAAGAAATCCGCCCCCAGAATTACAGCTTCTTGCATGGAGACGGTGCAGAAAGGTAAAGGTACAACCTTTGGGTTCAAGAATTTGATGGCAACGTTCACAGTTAATGTTCATAGAGCAGAGGGAAGGCGCCTGAATGTGCCTTTGATTGCCCCTTTTACAATTGCCACATCAAGGCTTGACAAAGTGGAGAATGTGGCAATCAGGATTGAGTTGAGTAATGGGTGTGTGGGGTGGGGTGAGGCTCCAATTCTTCCATTTGTGACGGCAGAAGATCAGCCTACAGCTTTAGCCAAGGCAGAAGAGGCATGCGAGTTTCTGAGGCAGAGTTCTGGGAAAAGTATGTGTTTCATATTGGGGGAGATTGGTCAAATTCTTCCGGGACATCAATTTGCTTCT GTAAGAGCTGGAATTGAGATGGCATTGATTGATGCAGCTGCAACCAGCACTGGAATACCTTTGTGGAGACTGTTCGGTGGAGCTTCAAATACTATTACCACTGATATAACA ATTCCAATAGTTTCAGCTGCTGAAGCATCTGAGCTAGCTTCAAAGTATTGTACTCGAGGATTTAAAACATTGAAGCTCAAAGTAGGCAAGAATCAATGTGGAGACATTGAAGTGCTTCAAGCTATCCGCAAGGCCCACCCAGATTGCTTGTTCATCTTAGATGCAAATGAAGGCTACACGTCCAAGGAAGCTATTGAAGTTCTGGAAAAACTACATG AAATGGACGTGACTCCTATCCTTTTCGAGCAACCTGTTCATAGAGATGATTGGGAAGGTCTTGGTCAGGTTACAGCCATTGCAACAAACAAATATGGGGTGTCGGTTGCGGctgatgaaagctgtcggagtTTAGCTGATGTTCAGAGGATAGTGAAAGAGAAGCTTGCAGATGTGGTTAACATTAAGCTTGCTAAAGTTGGGGTACTCGGTGCTCTAGAAATAATTGAGTTTGCAAGGGCATCTGGATTGGATCTGATGATTGGTGGTATGGTTGAGACTAGACTAGGAATGGGCTTTGCTAGTCATCTTGCTGCTGGCTTTGGGTGTTTCAA ATTCATTGATTTGGATACACCCCTTCTGTTAGCAGAGGATCCAGTTCTTGAGGGTTATGAAG TGTCTGGGCCAAATTACAAGTTCTCAAATGCTAGAGGCCATGGTGGTTACCTTCATTGGAAAAATGTTGCATG A
- the LOC113768310 gene encoding L-Ala-D/L-amino acid epimerase isoform X1, whose translation MGPIGFSLCSPSQSLFLSSPLHARIYKAPNFAPNVKKSAPRITASCMETVQKGKGTTFGFKNLMATFTVNVHRAEGRRLNVPLIAPFTIATSRLDKVENVAIRIELSNGCVGWGEAPILPFVTAEDQPTALAKAEEACEFLRQSSGKSMCFILGEIGQILPGHQFASVRAGIEMALIDAAATSTGIPLWRLFGGASNTITTDITIPIVSAAEASELASKYCTRGFKTLKLKVGKNQCGDIEVLQAIRKAHPDCLFILDANEGYTSKEAIEVLEKLHEMDVTPILFEQPVHRDDWEGLGQVTAIATNKYGVSVAADESCRSLADVQRIVKEKLADVVNIKLAKVGVLGALEIIEFARASGLDLMIGGMVETRLGMGFASHLAAGFGCFKFIDLDTPLLLAEDPVLEGYEVSGPNYKFSNARGHGGYLHWKNVACRKVN comes from the exons ATGGGTCCAATTGGGTTTTCTCTATGCTCCCCATCTCAATCCCTCTTCCTCTCTTCTCCCCTGCATGCAAGAATATATAAAGCCCCAAACTTTGCGCCCAATGTCAAGAAATCCGCCCCCAGAATTACAGCTTCTTGCATGGAGACGGTGCAGAAAGGTAAAGGTACAACCTTTGGGTTCAAGAATTTGATGGCAACGTTCACAGTTAATGTTCATAGAGCAGAGGGAAGGCGCCTGAATGTGCCTTTGATTGCCCCTTTTACAATTGCCACATCAAGGCTTGACAAAGTGGAGAATGTGGCAATCAGGATTGAGTTGAGTAATGGGTGTGTGGGGTGGGGTGAGGCTCCAATTCTTCCATTTGTGACGGCAGAAGATCAGCCTACAGCTTTAGCCAAGGCAGAAGAGGCATGCGAGTTTCTGAGGCAGAGTTCTGGGAAAAGTATGTGTTTCATATTGGGGGAGATTGGTCAAATTCTTCCGGGACATCAATTTGCTTCT GTAAGAGCTGGAATTGAGATGGCATTGATTGATGCAGCTGCAACCAGCACTGGAATACCTTTGTGGAGACTGTTCGGTGGAGCTTCAAATACTATTACCACTGATATAACA ATTCCAATAGTTTCAGCTGCTGAAGCATCTGAGCTAGCTTCAAAGTATTGTACTCGAGGATTTAAAACATTGAAGCTCAAAGTAGGCAAGAATCAATGTGGAGACATTGAAGTGCTTCAAGCTATCCGCAAGGCCCACCCAGATTGCTTGTTCATCTTAGATGCAAATGAAGGCTACACGTCCAAGGAAGCTATTGAAGTTCTGGAAAAACTACATG AAATGGACGTGACTCCTATCCTTTTCGAGCAACCTGTTCATAGAGATGATTGGGAAGGTCTTGGTCAGGTTACAGCCATTGCAACAAACAAATATGGGGTGTCGGTTGCGGctgatgaaagctgtcggagtTTAGCTGATGTTCAGAGGATAGTGAAAGAGAAGCTTGCAGATGTGGTTAACATTAAGCTTGCTAAAGTTGGGGTACTCGGTGCTCTAGAAATAATTGAGTTTGCAAGGGCATCTGGATTGGATCTGATGATTGGTGGTATGGTTGAGACTAGACTAGGAATGGGCTTTGCTAGTCATCTTGCTGCTGGCTTTGGGTGTTTCAA ATTCATTGATTTGGATACACCCCTTCTGTTAGCAGAGGATCCAGTTCTTGAGGGTTATGAAG TGTCTGGGCCAAATTACAAGTTCTCAAATGCTAGAGGCCATGGTGGTTACCTTCATTGGAAAAATGTTGCATG CAGAAAAGTGAACTag
- the LOC113767697 gene encoding non-specific lipid-transfer protein 2-like: MKASPFNTIGAVLMLLLLVEANFSEAVTCNPNELNPCAGAIRSSSPPSSQCCSKIKEQKPCLCQYVKNPMFKQFVTSPSAQKVAKTCGVPIPKC; encoded by the coding sequence ATGAAGGCATCGCCATTCAACACAATTGGTGCTGTGCTAATGCTGCTTTTGTTGGTTGAAGCCAACTTCTCAGAAGCTGTAACCTGCAATCCAAATGAGCTGAACCCTTGTGCTGGGGCAATCCGATCGTCCTCCCCACCAAGTTCACAATGCTGCAGCAAGATCAAAGAGCAGAAGCCTTGCCTTTGCCAGTACGTCAAGAACCCTATGTTCAAACAGTTTGTTACCTCTCCCAGTGCCCAGAAAGTTGCTAAAACTTGTGGGGTTCCCATCCCTAAGTGTTGA
- the LOC113768131 gene encoding kinesin-like protein NACK1, protein MTVKTPGTPASKIDRTPATTPGGHKGKEEKIVVTVRLRPLNKREQSAKDHVAWHCVDDHTIVYKPAPQERAAQPASFTFDKVFSPECSTETVYDGVKDVALSALMGINATIFAYGQTSSGKTYTMRGITEKAVNDIYMHILNTPEREFRIKISGLEIYNENVRDLLNSESGRNLKLLDDPEKGTMVEKLVEETVNDDQHLRSLISICEAQRQVGETALNDTSSRSHQIIRLTIESTLRESADCVRSYVASLNFVDLAGSERASQTNADGARLREGCHINLSLMTLTTVIRKLSVGKRSGHIPYRDSKLTRILQHSLGGNARTAIICTLSPASSHVEQTRNTLLFATRAKEVTNSAQVNMVVSEKQLVKHLQKEVARLEAELRTPDPSNEKDFKIRQMEMEMEELKRQRDLAQSEVDDLRRKLQDEQQLKPSESSSPVAKKCLSFSAVLSSNLDGQEPGRLDRTRNTMGRQTMRQSSTAPFTLMHEIRKLEHLQEQLGEEANRALEILQKEVACHRLGNQDAAETIAKLQAEIREMRSVKPAPKEVEVNNVVAVNKSVGANLKEEITRLHSQGSTIADLEEQLENVQRSIDKLVMSLPANTEQEPNSENSPLKSKNQLKRKKLLPLASSNSINRQNFIRSPCSPLSATQDVLDNDIENHAPQYDEAQPVAEKETPSKSEDTSSKEGTPYRRSSSVNMRKMQKMFQHAAEENVRSIKAYVTELKERVAKLQYQKQLLVCQVLELEANEAAGYDLENDEGIPPIQEESPASWQAIFREQRQQIIELWDVCHVSIIHRTQFYLLFKGDPADQIYLEVELRRLTWLQQHLAELGNASPAHTGNEPTISLSSSIRALKREREFLAKRLKRLPEEERDALYIKWDVPLEGQQRRIQFINKLWRNPHDEKHVKESADIIAKLVGLCESGNMSKEMFELNFVLPSDKRPWIVGWNQISDLLHL, encoded by the exons ATGACAGTTAAAACTCCTGGCACACCTGCTTCAAAGATAGACAGGACCCCAGCAACCACCCCTGGTGGTCACAAAGGAAAGGAGGAGAAAATTGTTGTGACAGTGAGGTTGAGACCACTGAATAAAAGGGAACAATCAGCAAAAGACCATGTAGCATGGCACTGTGTTGATGATCACACCATTGTCTATAAACCAGCACCCCAGGAGCGTGCAGCTCAACCAGCCTCATTTACATTTG ATAAAGTATTCAGTCCTGAGTGTTCAACTGAAACGGTATATGACGGAGTAAAGGATGTGGCTTTGTCTGCTTTAATGGGTATCAATG CAACAATATTTGCCTATGGACAAACGAGCAGTGGGAAGACTTATACAATGAGAGGGATCACGGAAAAAGCAGTCAATGATATCTATATGCATATTTTGAAT ACTCCAGAAAGAGAGTTCAGGATAAAGATATCCGGATTAGAAATTTACAATGAGAACGTAAGAGACCTTTTGAATTCAGAATCTGGCCGTAATCTCAAACTTTTAGATGATCCTGAG AAAGGAaccatggttgagaaattggtAGAAGAAACAGTGAATGATGATCAACATCTAAGAAGCTTAATCAGTATTTGTGAAG CGCAAAGACAAGTTGGTGAGACTGCCTTAAACGATACCAGTTCAAGATCACACCAGATAATCAGGCTG ACAATAGAAAGTACACTTCGTGAAAGTGCAGATTGTGTCCGATCCTATGTTGCTAGTTTG AACTTTGTTGACTTGGCTGGAAGTGAAAGAGCCTCGCAGACAAATGCAGATGGTGCTAGACTTAGGGAAGGCTGCCATATAAACCTTAGTTTGATGACTCTTACCACTGTGATCAGGAAGTTGAG TGTGGGAAAAAGAAGTGGTCACATACCCTATAGAGATTCAAAGTTGACTCGCATATTGCAACACTCACTTGGTGGAAATGCCCGTACAGCCATCATATGTACTCTCAGTCCAGCATCTAGTCACGTAGAGCAAACCCGCAACACTCTCCTGTTTGCTACACGTGCAAAGGAAGTGACAAATAGTGCACAAGTTAACATG GTGGTTTCAGAAAAACAGCTGGTTAAGCATTTGCAAAAGGAAGTAGCCAGATTAGAAGCAGAACTACGCACACCTGATCCATCTAATGAGAAAGATTTTAAAATTCGTCAG ATGGAGATGGAGATGGAGGAACTGAAGCGCCAAAGGGATCTTGCACAATCAGAAGTAGATGACCTGCGTCGAAAACTGCAGGATGAACAG CAGCTGAAGCCCTCTGAGTCATCAAGCCCAGTTGCAAAGAAGTGTCTTTCATTTTCTGCAGTACTGTCTTCGAACCTTGACGGACAGGAGCCAGGTCGTCTTGATAGAACTAGAAATACCATGGGAAGGCAGACAATGAGACAATCATCAACTGCTCCTTTCACACTTATGCATGAAATTAGGAAACTTGAGCATCTCCAAGAGCAACTTGGAGAAGAAGCAAATCGAGCACTGGAAATACTGCAGAAGGAGGTAGCATGCCACAGGCTAGGTAACCAAGATGCTGCAGAGACTATTGCTAAACTGCAAGCAGAGATAAGGGAGATGCGTTCTGTCAAGCCAGCTCCCAAGGAAGTTGAAGTCAATAATGTTGTTGCTGTCAATAAGAGTGTCGGAGCAAACCTCAAGGAAGAGATAACTAGACTTCACTCGCAAGGAAGCACCATTGCTGATCTCGAAGAGCAGCTGGAAAATGTTCAGAGATCAATTGACAAATTGGTTATGTCTCTTCCTGCCAACACAGAACAGGAACCAAACTCTGAGAACTCGCCTCTGAAGTCCAAGAATcaattgaaaaggaaaaagttgcTTCCACTTGCTTCAAGCAACAGTATAAACAGGCAGAACTTCATAAGATCACCATGCTCTCCACTGTCGGCTACTCAAGATGTATTGGATAATGATATAGAAAATCATGCTCCACAATATGATGAAGCTCAACCAGTGGCTGAGAAAGAGACTCCCTCAAAGAGTGAAGATACTTCTTCAAAGGAAGGGACTCCATACAGACGTTCAAGTTCTGTTAACATGAGGAAAATGCAGAAGATGTTTCAACATGCAGCAGAAGAGAATGTTAGAAGCATCAAAGCATATGTTACTGAACTTAAAGAGCGTGTTGCCAAGCTCCAGTACCAAAAGCAACTTCTTGTATGCCAG GTACTTGAGCTTGAAGCAAATGAAGCAGCTGGATATGATTTGGAGAATGATGAAGGCATCCCTCCAATCCAAGAGGAATCTCCAGCATCTTGGCAAGCAATTTTTAGAGAGCAAAGACAGCAGATTATTGAATTATGGGATGTTTGTCATGTTTCCATAATTCATAGGACACAGTTTTACTTATTGTTTAAAGGTGACCCTGCTGACCAGATATACTTGGAAGTAGAACTGAGGCGTTTGACTTGGCTGCAACAGCATCTAGCAGAGCTTGGAAATGCAAGCCCGGCTCACACGGGAAATGAGCCCACAATCTCTTTGTCATCCAG CATCCGAGCATTGAAGCGGGAAAGGGAGTTTCTTGCGAAGAGGTTGAAGCGTTTGCCAGAGGAAGAAAGAGATGCACTGTACATAAAATGGGATGTTCCACTGGAAGGACAGCAAAGGAGGATCCAGTTCATCAATAAGCTCTGGAGGAATCCACATGATGAAAAGCACGTTAAAGAGAGTGCCGACATAATTGCCAAGCTTGTAGGGTTATGCGAAAGTGGAAATATGTCAAAAGAGATGTTTGAGCTCAATTTCGTGCTTCCATCTGATAAGAGGCCATGGATTGTCGGTTGGAACCAAATCTCAGATCTTCTTCATCTGTGA